The genomic interval TACTGAAACTGTAAGAAGGGATTTAGAGTATTTAGAAAAGGAAGGTTATTTGAGAAGAGTACGCGGTGGAGCTGTATTAGATGATATAAACAGCACAGAAATGAACTTTACTTTGCGAGAAACAAAGAACATAGATGAGAAAAGGGAACTTGCTGAAATTGCAACACGTTATGTAACGGAAGGTCAATCGATTGCATTAGACGTTAGTACAACAAATACGGAGTTTGCTAAAGCTTTAAAGAAAAAATTTCAACGTCTAACGATATTAACCAATTCTTTAGTGATTGCTAATGAACTTGCTGAAATGCCTTATTACACCATTATCTTACCGGGAGGTGTTCTGAGAAATGAAGAATTATGCATGGTTGGGCATTTGACAGAAGATTTCTTTAAAGGTTTTAGTATTGATACCTTCTATATGAGTATAAGTGGAATATCATTAACTGAAGGATTAACAGATTATGGGCTGGGAGAATATCAAGTGAAAATGAAGATACTAGAGAGCTCTAGAAACTGTATCGTTTTAGCGGATAGCAGCAAATTTGATGTTGCTTCTCTTTTAAAGGTTTGTCATTTTGATCGTATCGACCGGATTATTACCGATTCGAAGTTATCAAATAAGGTCCATCAAAAGTATACAAAAGAAGGTATTGAGATTGTAAATAAGTAATAGGACTACTATTACGTTGAGAGGAAAGTAGAATTATTACATTTATATCTAATATTTACCTACCTATTATTGTGTAATAAGTGATGAAAAGAGTAGACTATTTTTGATTTGTGGATTTGATTTCATTTGTTATTAAACTCAAGAGCCTTTCTTCAGCATTACAGTAAATAAAACTTTATCCCATTCTTAACGGGTAGTAAGACTCCCACTTCAAGATTTGAGAGAAACAAAGAAGATAAGTGGGAGATAACTGCCCGTCAAGATCCGACGAGCGATTGACGTCCGAGTCAGGCGAAGGATGTGGCGTATTGTGCGTGATAAGTTTCGCTAACCATCAGTGGGGGATGAAGAAAACCCCCACTGATGGAAGTCTCACTTTATTTTATTTGTAATGTTCAATCACAATTGTCTAATACTGATGAACTCTCATATTTCGAGAAAGCTAATGTAAATGGAGGAGAGGTTTTGATGATAAAGGGTATTCTATTTGATAAAGATGGTACTTTATTACAATTTGGGACTATATGGATTAAAGTGGTGGAAGAGATCATCGATGATTTACTGAAGATGATAGGAAAGACAGGTAATAGAGATCTTCAAAAACAGTTATGTCTTTCAATTGGGTTAAGAAATGGAGAAGTTGACGAGAAAGGTCATTTAGCAAGTGGTACTACCTTGGATATTGCCAATGCTTTTCAAGCAGTTCTACCAAAGCAAGTACCATTATTGCACCAATGGGTATCAGAGAATATCTTAAAAAAAACGAAACAATTGATTGAGTATGTAAAACCTGTTTGTAACTTATCATCTCTCTTTTCAGCAATTAAGCAAAAAGGAGTTATAATAGGAATTGCCACGGCTGATGACTATGAAACTACTGTTCTATGTTTACACCATTTAGGAATCAAAAACGAAATTCAATTTCTAGGAACAGCTGATCTTTACGAGAAGAAGCCTGGTACTCAAGTAGTGGAGAAGTTTTGTGAACAATTTGGCTTAGAAAAAGAAGAAGTTGCTGTAGTCGGAGATACCGTGGTTGATTTAAAAACAGCCCAAAACAGTAAGGTAAGATACGGAATAGGTGTACTCTCAGGAGTTGGTTCTAAACAAGAGCTGCAAAGCCTAGCAGATTTTGTTATCCCGAATGTTGAGCACCTAATTAATAGTAATAACGAGTTCATTTGGGAATAAAGTAAGATTTAGTAGAAATACTTATTTAAAAAAGTTTCTTACAAATTTTAAGGAACATTAGCCTTGGTGGATTGCGGTCTTGTTAGGTGTGTTATATGCTTTTGCATATTACTTTATTTTCCGCTTTATGATCAAAAAGTTTAATCTAATGACACCAGGAAGAGAAAAAGAGGAAACTGAAGAGAAACAAGGTTCAAAAGCTAATAGCGATCTTGCTTCGATATCCTAGAAGCTATGGTGGGGCTATGGAGCAGGGATGGTAGAGTTATATAATCATCAATACTTCTGTAACAATCGTTCTTATCAAAAAGTATATGATGCGTTTGTAGATATTTGGGGAACAGAGAAATTATGGACTAGTATTGACAGATGTAATTTAAGCTTCCCAAATAAACCTGGCCATGAATCATAATTTGATTTCACCTACAATATTAAAGTAAAAGATCTATGTTTCGACTCGTTCTGACGATTTATCACAAAAATTAACTATACATTAATGAAATATTAATAATTTAAAGATACTGAAACAAAAGAAATAATTACATATGGGTCATTTTACATATTTTATCAATATTTGTAAATGAGTTTAACAAGTGAAATGTTCATTGAAAAATCCAATTATATAAAACTTCCTTCTTATTAATCGGGCATTCTGAGGGATAATCGATAGATATCAGCGAGACGTGAAATAATAGAAAAGACTCATGTCACTTTGATAGATGGAAAGTAAATCTAGATTCTATTGAACTATGTTTTGAAAAACACAGGACAAATCTGCTATTTTTTCGATGTTTACTGTTATTTTACGACAATACTAAAGTTTCTTAATAACCATTCCCTAAGATAAAAATAGACATTACGGAGGGAGTGTTAAAAATGAAAAAAATTGATCTTCAATCAGAAATGCTAGACCGTAGAAATTTCTTAAAAAAGACAGGTAAAGGAGTGGGTATTGCGCTAGGAGCAGCGCTTGTTCCTTCATTGCAAATGAATATTGCAGCGGCGGAATCTACATCCAATAATTCTAGCAATATCGCTTATCCTTTTACACTAGGAATTGCTTCAGGTGACCCGCTGCCAGATGGGGTTGTTTTGTGGACAAGACTTGCTCCAGATCCATTGAATGGAGGGGGAATGCCGAACCATCCATTTCCTGTACAATGGGAGGTTTCACTTGATTCCAATTTTATAAATGTCGTTAAAAGGGGAACTGAACTCTCAAAACCTCAACTGGGGCATTCTGTCCATGTTGAAGTTGATGGCTTGGAACCTGCTACATGGTATTATTACCGTTTTAAGTCCCAATCTGATTTTAGCCCAGTAGGCAGAACGAAGACAGCACCTGCCTATAATAGTCCGGTAGACAAGCTAAACTTCGCATTTGCTTCTTGCCAAAACTGGCCAGTTGGTTTTTACACAGCATATCAACATATGGCTAAGGATGACCTGGATTTTGTTGTCCATTTAGGAGACTATATTTATGAAGGAAAGCATAGCTCAAAAATTCGACCAAACGATCAGGTTTACCAAGAAATCTATACGATTGATGACTATCGTAATCGTTATGCCTTATATAAGTTAGACAGTGACCTTCAAGCTGCACATGCCAATTTCCCATGGATTGTTACATTTGATGACCATGAAGTGGATAATAACTATGCTGGAGAAGTTCCGCAAGATCCGGATAAGCAATCTACAGAAGATTTCATGAAACGGAGAGCTTTGGCTTACCAAGCCTATTATGAACATATGCCGCTTCGTCGTACATCTGTGCCAAATGGAAGCGACATACAAATATATCGTCGTCTATCCTTTGGAAATTTATTGGAAGTCAATGTACTAGACACACGCCAGTACAGGGATGATCAAGCAAATGGAGACGGCTGGAAAGTTCCAACACCTGAATCAGAGGATCCAACTCGAACTCTTCTAGGTGAACAACAAGAGAGTTGGTTATTAGAGGGACTAGCTGCATCACAATCGAAATGGAAGGTACTTGCTCAACAAGTCTTTTTCGCCCACCGTGATGGTGATTTTGATCCTGGCGAAGAATATGTAAGTATGGATAGCTGGGATGGATATCCTGCTGCACGCCAACGAATTGTTGACTTTTTAGCTGAAAAGGATATTAATAATACCGTTGTCCTCACTGGGGATGTTCATACCAACTGGGCAAATGAAATCAAAGTGGACTTCCATGATCCAAATTCAGAAAATGTAGCGGTAGAGTTTGTTGGAACATCGATTACTTCCAATGGAGACGGGTCTGATGTTAATAGCAACACAGCACAATACTTAAAAGAAAATCCGCATATTAAATTCTTTAATAACTATCGCGGCTACGTACGCTGTAAACTGACACAACAAACATGGCAAACGGATTATCAAGTAGTTCGGTATGTATCAAGACCGGGAGCCCCAATTGAAACCCGAGCATCTTTCATTGTTGAAGATGGAAAATCAAGTTTGCAGCAAGTAAAGACTGAAGCAGTTCCAGTTTAAACATTGATCAAACAAATATACATTTGAATACTAGTTCTCTTATTTTTTTATATATTTTTATCCTATACTTAACGGGCAGTAAGACTCCTACTTCAAGATTCGAGAGGAACAAGGAAGATAAGTGGGAGATAACTGCCCGTAAAGATCAAGACGAACGATTGACGTCCAAGTCAGGCGAGACATAAGGAAGTGGCATACTAAGCGTGATAAGTTTCGCTAACCATCAGTGGGGGATGAAGAAAACCCCCACTGATGGAAGTCTCACTTTATACATCCTTATTTTTATAATTGATTAATATTTTTTGAAGTATATGCCAATTGAAGATTTTATTGCATTCATAGATAAAAGCCGATGGAATTGAGGAATCCCATCGGCTTCCCTTAGCATCACACTGATTCTAAAAAAAATTGCCTCTAGCAAGCTATAAGGCAATTTTTTAATTAGGAACTATTATAGGAACATTCTGGTTGAACGAAACATTATTCGGTAATCGCAAAATCCATTAGATAACTTGTTTTGTTGGACGAATCAAGATTTCACTTAGACTTAAAGCGTTCAAAAACATCATAGATTAATCAACATCTGTTTATTATTATAAATAGAAATGAGATGCATACAATGGTTAAAATAACGCAATTAGTTGATTAATCAACATCTGAACTTAAATTGTTGATTATCTATAGAGAAGTCTTGTTCCTAAAGGAAGAGGGAATAAATAATACAAAAATAACCACCTATATTCATATAAACATATATGAATAACAGGTGGTTTTCTGTTAAATAGTAATAGAAATCTTTATGTTATCTTTTTTATGAATATCTTCCGTTCCGGCATCCAAAGCAGTCTTGTAATAGGAACATTTATGATCAATGATTTCCATTGTTTTTTTTAGTTCTTCCATCTGTGCTTCTACACTAGCTTTTCTTTCCAAAAACATGTCATATCTTTGCTGCAAGGTGGAATCTCCATCAGAACACCAATCAATGAAATGTTTAATTTCCTTAATCGGCATCCCAGTGGCTTTTAAACATTCAATGACTTTTAAAGCACCGATATCAGATTCTTTAAACAATCGTGTTCCGCTGGCTGTCCGTTCTACAAAGGGCATAAGTCCCTCTTTGTCGTAGTAACGCAAGGTATATACGGTAAGATTCAATTCTTTTGCAACCTCGCTGATCGAATATGTCTTCAACTTTTATCTCCCCTTCTAATTGATATAGACTTCGAGTTAACTCTATTTTTATGGATGGATTCTAACACGGGATTCGCTGAATGTCAAAGTCATCATAAAGGAAAGTGAAAATCGGCTCGATCTACTTTCTATTAAAAAATGCAGGTAGCAATAGGGGAGATGATAGATGTTATGAAACTTGTAGGGTCTGAGAGATTTTCAAAAAAAGATAAATATATCACTTGACCTAGAGTTAACTATAGGGATTAACATTGTTTTGCAAGAGAAAAAAAGCAAGGAAAGAAATGAATGAAGGGAAATGTAACCTGAATGATTCATTTATCTGATACAAGCTTATTCTCTTGAAAAGTATAAATTTAGGAGGATTTATTCATGATAACTGCTAAAGCAAGAGCTGTTGATGGTCCAGACAAATCGTTTCGAGCAGCTGAAATTAACCGACGCGATCTTGATTTGCATGATGTTCTAATTGAAATTAAATTTGCAGGCATTTGCCATTCTGATATCCATACTGCACACGGCGAATGGGGGCCAGTGAACTATCCACTCGTACCGGGACATGAGATTGCGGGAATTGTTACGGAAGTAGGACCTGAAGTCACAAAATACCAGGTTGGTGACCGGGTAGGGGTAGGATGTATGGTTGACTCCTGCGGTGAATGCGACAACTGCCGTAATGGTGAAGAACAATACTGTCTCAAAGGTAATATCCCTACCTATGCTGGTGTTGACAAATATGGCGAGCCAACTCAAGGCGGCTATTCTACTCACATTGTTGTAACAGAGGATTTCGTAGTTAGAATCCCAGAAAACATTGAGCTAGATGCTGCAGCACCATTACTTTGTGCAGGTATTACGACATATTCACCATTAAACCATTGGGGAGCTGGACCAGGTAAGAAAATAGCTGTAGTTGGTATGGGCGGTCTTGGACATATGGCTGTTAAGATTGCACACGCCATGGGTGCAGAAGTTACCGTCCTGTCACAAACATTGAATAAAAAGGAAGATGGCTTGCAATTTGGTGCAGACAACTACTATGCGACAAGTGATCCTGAGACATTTAATAAACTTGCTAATACGTTTGACCTGATCATTAACACGGTAAGTGCACAAATCGACATTAATGCATACCTCTCACTGTTAACGCTGGATGGTACGCTAGTAAATGTCGGAGCGCCTGCAGAGCCATTGGCAGTAAATGTGTTCTCACTTATTCCTCATCGCCGTTCATTTGCAGGCTCAATGATTGGAGGCATACGTGAGACACAGGAAATGTTGGATTTCTGTGCAAAACATAATATTGTTCCTAAAA from Metabacillus sediminilitoris carries:
- a CDS encoding DeoR/GlpR family DNA-binding transcription regulator, which translates into the protein MYDRHEKVMELLRKNKSLKVSTVTKMFGVSTETVRRDLEYLEKEGYLRRVRGGAVLDDINSTEMNFTLRETKNIDEKRELAEIATRYVTEGQSIALDVSTTNTEFAKALKKKFQRLTILTNSLVIANELAEMPYYTIILPGGVLRNEELCMVGHLTEDFFKGFSIDTFYMSISGISLTEGLTDYGLGEYQVKMKILESSRNCIVLADSSKFDVASLLKVCHFDRIDRIITDSKLSNKVHQKYTKEGIEIVNK
- a CDS encoding HAD family hydrolase; the protein is MIKGILFDKDGTLLQFGTIWIKVVEEIIDDLLKMIGKTGNRDLQKQLCLSIGLRNGEVDEKGHLASGTTLDIANAFQAVLPKQVPLLHQWVSENILKKTKQLIEYVKPVCNLSSLFSAIKQKGVIIGIATADDYETTVLCLHHLGIKNEIQFLGTADLYEKKPGTQVVEKFCEQFGLEKEEVAVVGDTVVDLKTAQNSKVRYGIGVLSGVGSKQELQSLADFVIPNVEHLINSNNEFIWE
- a CDS encoding alkaline phosphatase D family protein, whose protein sequence is MKKIDLQSEMLDRRNFLKKTGKGVGIALGAALVPSLQMNIAAAESTSNNSSNIAYPFTLGIASGDPLPDGVVLWTRLAPDPLNGGGMPNHPFPVQWEVSLDSNFINVVKRGTELSKPQLGHSVHVEVDGLEPATWYYYRFKSQSDFSPVGRTKTAPAYNSPVDKLNFAFASCQNWPVGFYTAYQHMAKDDLDFVVHLGDYIYEGKHSSKIRPNDQVYQEIYTIDDYRNRYALYKLDSDLQAAHANFPWIVTFDDHEVDNNYAGEVPQDPDKQSTEDFMKRRALAYQAYYEHMPLRRTSVPNGSDIQIYRRLSFGNLLEVNVLDTRQYRDDQANGDGWKVPTPESEDPTRTLLGEQQESWLLEGLAASQSKWKVLAQQVFFAHRDGDFDPGEEYVSMDSWDGYPAARQRIVDFLAEKDINNTVVLTGDVHTNWANEIKVDFHDPNSENVAVEFVGTSITSNGDGSDVNSNTAQYLKENPHIKFFNNYRGYVRCKLTQQTWQTDYQVVRYVSRPGAPIETRASFIVEDGKSSLQQVKTEAVPV
- a CDS encoding MerR family transcriptional regulator; the encoded protein is MKTYSISEVAKELNLTVYTLRYYDKEGLMPFVERTASGTRLFKESDIGALKVIECLKATGMPIKEIKHFIDWCSDGDSTLQQRYDMFLERKASVEAQMEELKKTMEIIDHKCSYYKTALDAGTEDIHKKDNIKISITI
- a CDS encoding NAD(P)-dependent alcohol dehydrogenase; the encoded protein is MITAKARAVDGPDKSFRAAEINRRDLDLHDVLIEIKFAGICHSDIHTAHGEWGPVNYPLVPGHEIAGIVTEVGPEVTKYQVGDRVGVGCMVDSCGECDNCRNGEEQYCLKGNIPTYAGVDKYGEPTQGGYSTHIVVTEDFVVRIPENIELDAAAPLLCAGITTYSPLNHWGAGPGKKIAVVGMGGLGHMAVKIAHAMGAEVTVLSQTLNKKEDGLQFGADNYYATSDPETFNKLANTFDLIINTVSAQIDINAYLSLLTLDGTLVNVGAPAEPLAVNVFSLIPHRRSFAGSMIGGIRETQEMLDFCAKHNIVPKIEVITADQIDEAYERVLASDVKYRFVIDISTM